One Microbacterium sp. zg-B96 genomic region harbors:
- a CDS encoding ABC transporter permease produces the protein MKPAQRALLGAALAVLAVVAAAAFAPQWFTSLDPLQTDVREALRAPDAEHLFGTDQSGRDVFARVVYGAGRSVGIGLLATALAFAIGLIIGSLSGLAPRVVDAVAMRATDVLLAFPEFLIALVVVAVLGPGPANVALAVTIAAVPVYVRLARAQTRSLGAAEHVEAARILGVPGPLAFVRHVAPGVIGSLSVLATIGIGSSILAAAGLSFLGLGPTEPTPEWGLMLSGGRNVIGQAWWVSVFPGAAITLTVIAATVVGRTLRARADGRRS, from the coding sequence GTGAAGCCCGCGCAGCGCGCGCTGCTCGGCGCGGCCCTCGCCGTGCTGGCTGTGGTCGCCGCCGCCGCTTTCGCGCCGCAGTGGTTCACTTCGCTGGACCCGCTGCAGACCGACGTGCGTGAGGCGCTGCGCGCTCCCGACGCCGAGCACCTGTTCGGCACCGACCAGAGCGGCCGCGACGTGTTCGCCCGTGTCGTCTACGGGGCGGGGCGGTCGGTGGGCATCGGTCTGCTCGCCACCGCCCTCGCGTTCGCCATCGGCCTGATCATCGGATCACTGTCGGGGCTCGCCCCCCGCGTCGTCGACGCGGTGGCGATGCGCGCGACCGACGTGCTGCTGGCCTTCCCGGAGTTCCTCATCGCACTCGTGGTCGTCGCGGTGCTGGGACCCGGACCGGCCAACGTGGCGCTGGCCGTCACGATCGCCGCCGTCCCGGTGTATGTGCGTCTGGCCCGCGCCCAGACCCGCAGCCTCGGCGCCGCGGAGCACGTCGAGGCGGCCCGCATCCTGGGGGTACCAGGACCGCTGGCGTTCGTCCGCCACGTCGCGCCGGGGGTGATCGGATCGCTCAGCGTGCTCGCCACCATCGGCATCGGCTCCAGCATCCTCGCCGCCGCCGGCCTGAGCTTTCTGGGGCTCGGGCCCACCGAACCCACCCCGGAATGGGGCCTCATGCTCTCCGGCGGCCGCAACGTGATCGGGCAGGCATGGTGGGTGTCGGTGTTCCCCGGAGCCGCGATCACCCTCACCGTCATCGCGGCGACCGTCGTCGGCCGCACGCTGCGCGCCCGCGCGGACGGGCGGCGCTCGTGA